Part of the Desulfolutivibrio sulfoxidireducens genome is shown below.
GCCACGGGAATGAATTCCATGGGCGGGATCATGCCCAGGCGCGGGTGCCGCCAGCGGGCCAGGGCCTCGAGCCCGGTGATCCGCCCGGAGCGCAGGGAGACGATGGGCTGATAATAGACCATGATTTCGTTTGCGGCCAGGGCCTTGCCCAGGTCGAGTTCGATTTCCATGCGCCGGCTGGATATGACCCGCATGCCCGCGTCGAAGAGCGTGCTGTGGTTTCCGCCATGCTCCTTGGAACTGTACATGGCGTTGTCGGCGTCGCGCAGGATATGGTCGGGGTGCTCGTAGGCCGTGGTCCCGAGCACCACCCCGATGCTGACGGTGATGGAAATGTTCTGCTTGCGCAGGGTAAAGGGCGACGCCATCCGGCACAGGATGCGTTCCGCCGCGGCGATGGCCCCGTCCGGTCCATCCACGTCCTCCACCAGCACGGCGAATTCGTCCCCACCGAAACGGGCCAGGGTGTCCGAGGCCCGGGTGGCCTTTTGGAGCCTGTTGGCCACGACCATGAGCAGCCTGTCGCCGGTGACGTGGCCGAAGGTCTTGTTCACCAGTTTGAAGCGGTCGATGTCCAGGTAGATGACCGCGAAATTCTGGTTCGGGGCGCGCCGGATGCGGTTTATGGCCCGCTCCAGGCGGTTTATGAACAGGGCTCGGTTGAACAGGCCGGTCAGGGTGTCGTGGAAGGCGTCGTGGAGGATGTGTTCCTCGAGCTGTTTTTGCCGGGTGATGTCCATGAAGGTGAGGATCGCCCCGGCCTGTGGCCCCAGCCTGGACGTGACCACCAGGGAGAACCAGAACTCGTGGTCCTGGCGGGGAAAAGACACCTCGGCCATGAAACGAGGCCGCTGGCCCCCGAGCACCTCGCGTGCCCCCTGGCATACGGCGGCGGCCTGGCGATCGGGAAAGACCTCCGCGCACGCGGCGAAAAAATCCGCACCCGGCCGGAACATGGCCGAAACCGGGGCCGAATGGTCCGCGGCGAACGCCGCAAGCGAGGCGTTGACCGTCGCCACCAGGCCCTCCTGGTCCAGCGCCGCCACATGCCCCGGCAGGGAATCCAGGATATCCTGGAAGAGGTCCGGGGGCATCGGCCGGGCCTGCCCCGAAGGAGGCGAAAGTCTGCTCAAGCGTTCCCCCTGTGCCGTTCACAGTCGTCGCGTTTGTGACGGTACATGCCGTCGTCGGCCATCTTGATCAAGGTCTGGGCGTCGTCGCCGTCCTCGGGGCAGACGGCCAGTCCCAGGCTGGCGGACAGCTCCACGCGTCGTCCCTCCACGAGGAAGGGCTCCTCCACCAGGGCCCGGATCTTGTGGGCCAGCACCATGGCGTCTTCCCGGCCCCGTAGGTCGGGCAAGAGGATGGTGAACTCGTCGCCGCCCATGCGGGCCACCGTGTCGCTTTCGCGAAGTCCCTGGCGCAGGCGAACGGCCAAAAGGCGCAGCAGAAGGTCCCCGGCCA
Proteins encoded:
- a CDS encoding putative bifunctional diguanylate cyclase/phosphodiesterase; protein product: MSRLSPPSGQARPMPPDLFQDILDSLPGHVAALDQEGLVATVNASLAAFAADHSAPVSAMFRPGADFFAACAEVFPDRQAAAVCQGAREVLGGQRPRFMAEVSFPRQDHEFWFSLVVTSRLGPQAGAILTFMDITRQKQLEEHILHDAFHDTLTGLFNRALFINRLERAINRIRRAPNQNFAVIYLDIDRFKLVNKTFGHVTGDRLLMVVANRLQKATRASDTLARFGGDEFAVLVEDVDGPDGAIAAAERILCRMASPFTLRKQNISITVSIGVVLGTTAYEHPDHILRDADNAMYSSKEHGGNHSTLFDAGMRVISSRRMEIELDLGKALAANEIMVYYQPIVSLRSGRITGLEALARWRHPRLGMIPPMEFIPVAEESNLINVLGDMVFRKACERLTELSRKFPATALMTMSVNISARQFRRPDFVSGLRDILERTGAPPERMCLEVTESMLMEDAESAARTIRELKDLGLRVVIDDFGTGYSSLSYLQRFPFDSLKVDRSFVGTMNETRQNREIIRTIIAMARHLGLEVVAEGVEICEHRDMLTALDCEFAQGFLFSEPLESEALDALLERHDGDCPSS